A window of Pirellulales bacterium contains these coding sequences:
- a CDS encoding polysaccharide deacetylase family protein has product MDTLKRLLLQLYFRGTSSYRRRTVHEWMRRGRAPIVVPVFHRIADDRANNWTTRTSEFCEAIFWLKEKFDLISLDEAQRRIESGANHRPSVSLTFDDGYAVNCERALPLLIELGIPCTYFVSTHPVLDGAAFEHDRAMGNYLAPNSLGELRALAAAGIEIGAHTRTHVDLGRVCDAERLFDELVIARSDLEAALGVPVRYFAFPFGLHQNLTAAAFRLAREAGYAGVCSAYGGYNFPGDDAFHLQRRCVDGQIIRLKNWASIDPLHLRRIERFDYQQPLPPREAAVSGAIR; this is encoded by the coding sequence ATGGATACCCTCAAACGCCTGCTGCTGCAGCTCTATTTCCGCGGCACTAGCAGCTATCGTCGCCGCACGGTCCACGAATGGATGCGCCGGGGACGCGCGCCGATTGTCGTGCCCGTGTTCCATCGTATCGCCGACGATCGCGCCAACAACTGGACCACGCGCACCTCCGAATTCTGTGAGGCCATCTTTTGGCTCAAAGAGAAGTTCGATTTGATCTCCTTGGACGAGGCCCAGCGCCGCATCGAATCGGGCGCCAACCACCGGCCCAGCGTGAGCCTGACGTTCGACGATGGTTATGCGGTCAACTGCGAGCGGGCCCTGCCGCTCTTGATCGAACTGGGCATCCCTTGCACCTATTTCGTTTCGACGCACCCCGTGCTGGACGGTGCCGCCTTCGAGCACGACCGCGCCATGGGCAACTACCTTGCTCCCAACAGTCTCGGTGAATTGCGGGCGCTGGCCGCGGCGGGCATCGAGATCGGCGCGCATACGCGCACCCACGTCGACCTGGGCCGCGTCTGCGACGCCGAGCGCTTGTTCGACGAGCTGGTCATCGCGCGCAGCGACCTGGAAGCCGCCCTGGGAGTACCGGTCCGTTATTTCGCGTTTCCGTTCGGCCTGCACCAGAACCTGACCGCGGCCGCATTTCGCCTGGCCCGCGAGGCGGGTTATGCCGGCGTTTGTTCCGCCTACGGCGGCTACAACTTTCCCGGCGACGACGCCTTTCACCTTCAACGGCGCTGCGTCGACGGCCAGATCATCCGCCTCAAGAACTGGGCGTCGATCGATCCTCTTCATTTGCGGCGGATCGAGCGGTTCGATTATCAACAACCATTGCCGCCGCGCGAGGCGGCGGTTTCGGGGGCAATTCGATGA
- a CDS encoding WecB/TagA/CpsF family glycosyltransferase: MKPRVRLFNYEVDPLTMDEAVDQVLAWISSRQRACRFVVTPNVNHTVLLDRHAGLRGVYRDADLVLVDGMPVLLTARLLRRPVPGRVAGSDLVPRLFEAAQPRDGIRAYLLGAAPGVAERAAQRIEATWPKTRVVGTNSPPPGFERQPSVNETIVADINRASPDVLIVGLGAPKQELWVHAHRQRLAVSVALCVGATIDFLAAEKPRAPLWMRRTGLEWMHRVATEPRRLLGRYARDGWAFVWLLGRQVTAPKGEVGLTT, encoded by the coding sequence ATGAAACCGCGCGTCAGGTTATTCAATTACGAAGTCGATCCCTTGACGATGGACGAAGCCGTCGACCAAGTGCTGGCGTGGATTTCCTCGCGGCAGCGAGCGTGCCGCTTCGTCGTGACGCCGAACGTGAACCACACCGTGCTGCTCGACCGCCACGCCGGGCTGCGCGGCGTCTACCGCGATGCCGACTTGGTGCTCGTCGACGGCATGCCGGTACTGCTCACGGCCCGCCTCCTGCGACGTCCGGTGCCCGGACGTGTGGCCGGCAGCGATCTGGTGCCGCGGCTGTTCGAAGCGGCACAGCCGAGGGACGGCATCCGAGCCTACTTGTTAGGGGCCGCGCCGGGAGTGGCCGAGCGCGCCGCGCAGCGTATCGAAGCGACCTGGCCGAAAACGAGGGTCGTCGGCACCAATTCGCCGCCGCCGGGCTTCGAACGCCAGCCGAGCGTGAATGAAACAATTGTGGCCGACATCAACCGCGCCTCGCCGGACGTGCTGATCGTCGGCCTGGGCGCTCCGAAGCAAGAACTGTGGGTGCATGCTCATCGGCAGCGGTTGGCCGTGTCGGTGGCCTTGTGCGTGGGGGCCACGATTGACTTCCTGGCCGCGGAGAAACCGCGCGCGCCGCTTTGGATGCGGCGGACCGGCCTGGAATGGATGCATCGCGTAGCAACGGAACCACGACGGTTGCTGGGGCGCTACGCGCGTGACGGGTGGGCATTCGTTTGGCTCCTCGGGCGTCAGGTGACGGCTCCCAAGGGCGAAGTTGGTCTCACTACCTAG
- a CDS encoding sugar transferase, with the protein MSPSTTSLLEAPSPRLAPPVEAPARRAAVAALDDVANGSPPRSDSFSTPLVPAGNRTWIYLFTKRSIDVLGAMAILLLLSPVMFVTWLVLMWTTRGRPVFVQERVGLMGTPFRMYKFRTMIVGAAAQQRAIANHQDGPIFKNFSDPRITRVGRLLRSLSIDETPQLFNVLLGQMSLVGPRPALAQEVRQYEPWQRQRLAVKPGLTCLWQVSGRSEIGFEEWMRMDVWYLNHQCLWTDLKLLAVTPWCVLSRRGAY; encoded by the coding sequence TTGTCACCCTCGACCACTTCCTTGCTCGAAGCGCCATCACCGCGGTTGGCCCCGCCGGTCGAAGCACCCGCGCGTCGAGCGGCCGTTGCGGCACTCGACGATGTCGCAAACGGGTCGCCGCCCCGATCGGATTCATTCTCCACACCGCTCGTACCGGCCGGCAATCGCACGTGGATTTACTTGTTCACCAAACGGTCGATCGACGTGCTCGGCGCCATGGCGATTCTGCTCCTCCTGTCGCCGGTGATGTTCGTTACTTGGCTGGTGCTGATGTGGACCACCAGGGGCAGGCCGGTGTTTGTGCAAGAGCGGGTCGGACTGATGGGAACGCCGTTTCGGATGTACAAGTTCCGCACGATGATCGTCGGAGCCGCGGCACAGCAGCGGGCCATCGCCAACCACCAAGACGGCCCGATCTTCAAGAACTTCAGCGACCCGCGCATCACCCGCGTCGGGCGGCTGCTGCGATCGCTGAGCATCGATGAGACGCCGCAGTTGTTCAACGTGTTGCTCGGCCAGATGTCGCTGGTGGGACCGCGGCCGGCCTTGGCGCAGGAGGTCCGTCAGTACGAGCCGTGGCAACGGCAGCGATTGGCGGTCAAGCCGGGCCTGACCTGCCTGTGGCAAGTTTCGGGGCGAAGCGAGATCGGTTTCGAGGAGTGGATGCGGATGGACGTCTGGTATCTCAACCACCAGTGCCTCTGGACCGACCTCAAGTTGCTGGCCGTCACGCCCTGGTGCGTGCTCAGCCGGCGTGGAGCGTATTGA
- a CDS encoding glycosyltransferase, with product MTPALLRAKHVPQADRLADSLVILLSMTVVQRFVGFARNVLFCLWLSAEELGQWDMAFSFLTLAVPVAVLSLPGCLGRYVSFYRQRGQLRPFLRRILGVTSVLAIAACTAVVMNRGWFSSFIFGRADRTDQVLALTFALLTLVAYNLITELLISLRMQRLASGLELFNTLVFAALGVALLAGWQAGVLSVVLAYASACLLSALVAMWWIRPLWRSLPAGQDQAMGQPTIWPKVVPFAAALWLSQALGNLFGMADRYILLHHSGQTAADSLSMVGEYYSSRIVPTLLMNVCGLLATVSLPFLSHDWEVGPRAAVSERLNLLLKLTGIGLVAAATAVLFFSPLLFDWALRGKFHAAPAILSLALAYACWSGLVCLAKSYLWCAERAVLVSVAYAVGLMASIGLNLVLAPRFGIHGVAYGTCAAHVVLLLVVYGLSHAHGFALHPGTWLVSAMPLVLWFGPWWAMAALLLVGLAAAGTGLVFDRAEKQEIAATLARYRRKLLAAAICRERPPWRSADPASASTRAPRNATEGVPYRAEPLRLMFVNTSLFVGGAESLQIELVRGLDRSRFLPEICCLKADGPLAPQVPDDVPVFHHLLRHKYDVAVVVRLARLLRRRQIDVVVTVGAGDRMFWGRIAAWLAGVPVIAAWLHSTGWPDCIGRLNRLLTPLTDAFLAVAPPHGRYLIDVEKLPAHRVHVVASGVDTERFRPRPADEKLRGEVGLPPATPVAGIVARLSREKNHDLFLRVAALVREQVKDAQFLIVGDGPDRHRLAAHVEQLGLADSVHFLGNRADVPDLLALFDVFVLTSHIEANPISILEALASGKPVVATRVGSVPETVRDGEVGYLAEPGDAATLSARVVELFRDPRLARSLGQEARWQVVEHHSMRNMIDRFQDVLEQLHTSKLGRPVADDANNQRPLFVGTLLSTEG from the coding sequence ATGACGCCAGCGCTTCTCAGGGCGAAACACGTTCCGCAGGCCGATCGCCTGGCCGACAGCCTCGTCATTTTGCTGTCGATGACGGTGGTCCAGCGGTTCGTCGGCTTCGCGCGCAACGTGCTGTTTTGCCTCTGGCTTTCGGCCGAAGAGCTGGGCCAGTGGGACATGGCCTTCAGCTTTTTGACGCTGGCCGTTCCCGTCGCCGTGCTGAGCTTGCCCGGCTGCCTTGGCCGCTATGTCTCGTTTTATCGGCAGCGCGGCCAACTGCGACCGTTCCTGCGACGGATCCTGGGGGTTACCTCGGTGCTGGCCATCGCCGCGTGTACCGCCGTGGTGATGAACCGGGGCTGGTTCTCGAGTTTTATCTTCGGCCGCGCCGATCGCACCGATCAGGTGTTGGCGCTGACCTTCGCCCTGCTGACGCTGGTCGCCTATAATCTCATCACCGAGCTGTTGATCTCGCTGCGCATGCAGCGATTGGCCAGCGGTCTGGAACTGTTCAACACGCTCGTCTTCGCCGCGCTGGGCGTGGCCTTGCTTGCGGGCTGGCAGGCCGGCGTGCTCAGCGTCGTGCTGGCTTATGCCTCGGCCTGCCTGCTCTCGGCGCTGGTGGCGATGTGGTGGATACGACCGCTGTGGCGCTCGCTGCCCGCGGGACAAGACCAGGCGATGGGGCAACCGACAATCTGGCCGAAAGTCGTGCCGTTCGCCGCGGCACTGTGGCTCTCGCAGGCCCTGGGCAACCTGTTCGGCATGGCCGATCGGTACATCCTGCTGCACCACTCGGGCCAAACCGCCGCCGACTCGTTGTCGATGGTGGGCGAATACTACAGCTCACGCATCGTGCCCACGCTGTTGATGAATGTCTGCGGTTTATTGGCGACGGTGAGCCTGCCGTTCCTCAGCCACGATTGGGAAGTTGGCCCCAGAGCCGCGGTCTCGGAGCGGCTCAATCTGCTGTTGAAACTGACGGGCATCGGCCTGGTTGCCGCCGCCACGGCGGTCCTGTTTTTCTCGCCGCTGTTGTTCGACTGGGCGTTGCGCGGCAAATTCCACGCGGCGCCCGCCATCCTTTCTTTGGCCCTGGCGTATGCCTGCTGGTCCGGCCTGGTTTGTCTGGCCAAGAGTTATTTGTGGTGCGCCGAAAGGGCCGTTTTAGTCAGCGTGGCCTACGCAGTGGGCCTGATGGCGAGCATCGGTTTGAATCTCGTTCTGGCGCCGCGCTTTGGGATTCACGGCGTGGCCTACGGCACGTGCGCCGCCCATGTTGTCTTGTTGCTCGTGGTTTATGGGTTGAGCCACGCTCATGGGTTCGCGCTCCATCCGGGCACGTGGCTGGTGTCGGCCATGCCGTTGGTATTGTGGTTCGGACCTTGGTGGGCTATGGCGGCATTGCTCCTCGTCGGCCTGGCAGCCGCCGGCACCGGCCTGGTGTTCGATCGGGCCGAGAAGCAAGAGATCGCCGCCACGCTCGCGCGATACCGCAGGAAGCTGCTGGCCGCAGCCATCTGTAGGGAACGCCCTCCGTGGCGTTCCGCGGACCCGGCGTCGGCGTCAACCCGCGCGCCGCGGAACGCCACGGAGGGCGTTCCCTACAGAGCAGAACCGTTGCGGTTGATGTTCGTCAACACGTCCTTGTTCGTCGGCGGCGCCGAATCACTGCAAATCGAGCTGGTCCGCGGCCTCGATCGCAGCCGGTTTTTGCCCGAAATCTGCTGCCTGAAGGCCGATGGTCCTCTCGCGCCGCAAGTGCCCGACGACGTGCCGGTCTTTCACCATCTCCTCCGACATAAGTATGACGTCGCCGTCGTGGTGCGCCTGGCGCGCCTTCTCCGCCGACGCCAGATCGACGTCGTCGTCACGGTGGGTGCGGGCGATCGTATGTTCTGGGGACGCATCGCGGCTTGGCTGGCAGGTGTTCCGGTGATCGCCGCCTGGCTGCACTCGACGGGCTGGCCCGATTGTATCGGAAGGCTGAACCGCTTGCTCACGCCGCTGACCGACGCCTTCCTGGCCGTTGCGCCGCCGCACGGACGTTATTTGATCGACGTCGAAAAGCTTCCCGCACACCGGGTACACGTCGTCGCCAGCGGAGTCGATACGGAACGTTTCCGGCCGCGTCCGGCCGACGAAAAGCTGCGTGGCGAAGTCGGGCTGCCGCCGGCGACGCCCGTGGCGGGCATCGTGGCCCGACTTAGTCGCGAAAAGAATCACGATCTCTTCTTGCGCGTGGCCGCGCTGGTGCGCGAGCAGGTCAAGGATGCTCAGTTTCTGATCGTCGGCGATGGGCCGGACCGTCACCGCCTCGCTGCCCATGTCGAGCAACTCGGTCTGGCCGACTCCGTCCACTTCCTGGGCAATCGCGCCGACGTGCCCGATTTGCTGGCTCTGTTCGATGTCTTCGTGTTGACGTCGCACATCGAAGCGAACCCGATCTCGATTCTCGAAGCGCTGGCGAGCGGCAAGCCGGTCGTGGCAACACGCGTCGGTTCCGTACCGGAGACGGTGCGCGACGGCGAAGTCGGTTATCTGGCCGAGCCGGGTGACGCGGCGACTCTGTCGGCCCGCGTCGTGGAGTTGTTCCGCGATCCACGGCTGGCGCGGAGCCTGGGCCAAGAGGCACGCTGGCAGGTAGTCGAACACCATTCAATGCGGAACATGATCGACCGCTTTCAGGACGTCTTGGAGCAGCTCCATACATCGAAGCTCGGCCGGCCCGTGGCGGATGACGCAAACAATCAAAGACCTCTTTTCGTCGGCACTCTTTTGTCTACTGAGGGATAA
- a CDS encoding glycosyltransferase, protein MISSLAELENDRVVTVKRSPVRVLHVINGEDYAGAERVQDTLALRLPDYGYEVGFACLKPRRFAEARRAKAAPLFELPMRGKLDLSPVRRLAGIVRDGNYRLVHTHTPRTALVGLPAARLSGVPLIHHVHCQTAVEVGRRRWQDRLNLVVERLATYPAAKVLAVSASLHRYLLSRGYSPRQLRLTPNGVPVRRSVASAERPPTIGMIALFRPRKGLEVLLRSLSLLRQQGCPVRFRAVGRFQSPEYEKSVKRLAKTEGIDELIEWTGFREDVNAELAEMDALVLPSLVSEAMPMSALEAMAAGVVVIGTRVDGITDLIVDGVDGLLARPGDAVGLAAVIHKAMGGEIDTQPLRLHALRKQRSCYSDASMAAGVADVYEEVLNVGNVGWDPRACERRPTDDWDVANGGPALASSLVPPYGEAQPGETNKT, encoded by the coding sequence ATGATTTCCTCTCTCGCTGAACTTGAAAACGATCGTGTGGTGACCGTCAAGCGATCGCCCGTGCGTGTGTTGCACGTCATCAACGGCGAGGACTATGCCGGTGCTGAACGGGTGCAGGACACGCTGGCGCTTCGCTTACCCGATTACGGCTATGAGGTCGGTTTCGCCTGTCTCAAGCCGCGGCGTTTTGCCGAGGCGCGGCGGGCGAAAGCGGCGCCGCTGTTCGAGCTTCCCATGCGAGGCAAGCTCGACCTGTCGCCGGTGCGCCGGCTGGCAGGCATCGTTCGCGACGGCAATTACAGGCTGGTCCATACACACACGCCGCGCACGGCGCTCGTCGGCCTGCCGGCGGCCCGCCTGTCGGGCGTTCCGTTGATACACCACGTTCATTGTCAAACGGCCGTCGAAGTCGGCCGCCGGCGGTGGCAAGACCGGCTCAATCTGGTCGTCGAGCGGCTGGCCACGTATCCGGCCGCCAAAGTGCTTGCCGTCTCGGCCAGCTTGCACCGTTACCTGCTGAGTCGCGGCTATTCGCCACGCCAATTGCGACTGACCCCCAACGGCGTGCCGGTGCGCCGGTCCGTTGCCTCGGCAGAGCGGCCGCCGACCATCGGGATGATTGCGCTGTTCCGGCCGCGCAAGGGGCTGGAAGTGTTGCTGAGATCGCTGTCCCTTCTGCGGCAGCAGGGTTGCCCGGTCCGCTTTCGCGCCGTCGGCCGTTTCCAATCGCCCGAATACGAAAAGTCCGTCAAACGTCTGGCGAAAACCGAGGGCATCGACGAGCTCATCGAGTGGACCGGTTTTCGTGAAGACGTGAACGCGGAATTGGCCGAAATGGACGCCCTCGTGCTGCCCAGCCTGGTGAGCGAGGCAATGCCGATGTCGGCTTTGGAAGCGATGGCCGCGGGCGTGGTGGTGATCGGAACCCGCGTCGATGGCATTACCGATTTGATTGTCGACGGCGTAGACGGCCTGTTGGCACGTCCCGGCGATGCCGTCGGTCTGGCCGCGGTGATTCACAAAGCGATGGGGGGCGAGATCGACACGCAGCCACTACGCCTGCATGCGCTTCGCAAACAACGGAGTTGTTACTCCGACGCCAGCATGGCGGCCGGCGTGGCCGACGTGTATGAGGAGGTCCTGAACGTAGGGAATGTAGGGTGGGACCCGCGAGCTTGCGAGCGCCGGCCCACCGACGATTGGGACGTCGCTAATGGTGGGCCGGCGCTCGCAAGCTCGCTGGTCCCACCCTACGGTGAGGCGCAGCCAGGGGAAACCAACAAAACATGA